The genome window GGGGCTAAATGGGATAAAGACAAAAAAATGTGGTTTGCTCCGGAAGGAACCGATCTTGAAAAATTGTCCCAATGGATTCCCGACAGCAAAACCATTGCCCCGCAAAAGGAAAACGTAAAACAGGAGAAAGAGACAAACTCAGCAAAGAATCTCGCTACTGAAAAAACTTATCTTAATGTGCCCTACAAGGAAAAATGGCAGGCCAAAAAGCTCGGCGCACGCTGGGACAAATCTGCAAAACTCTGGTTTGCAGCCACCGGAACCGATCTGGAACAACTGTCCAAATGGATACCAAAAGACAAAGCCATTGTGCCGGCAACAAACGCTGAGCAGGAATTTGCAAAGGCTATTCAGGAAGCCGGTCTTGATCTTCAGGGCGAGCTGCCCATCATGGACGGCAATCTGTACCGTGTGCCGGTCATTGACGGAAAATTCAACTCCAAAGATGGAACCTACAAAGGATATCTTGACGGCCACCCTGCCGGATTCATCCAGAACCACAAGACCGGCCTTAAAATGAACTGGAAAGCTGAAGGTCATACTCTTACCGATGAACAAAAAGCAGAGTTAAAGGCTCAGGCTGCCCAGACAAGGCTGGAAAGAGAAAAAGCAATTAAAGAGCAGTATGCAAACGCCGCCACTCTTTCAAAAGAGAAATGGGAGAAAATTATTAAACCGGCAAATAAGGAACATCCTTATCTCAGTAAAAAAGGAGTTCCAAGATACGGACTCAAAGAGGACAAGTTCGGCAATCTAGTTATTCCCGGTAAAGATGTGGACGGAAATATTCGCACTCTTCAAACGATCTCACCGAATGGTAAATTCTTTGAAAAGAATGCGCAAAAAGCCGGAACATTCCATATCATTGATCCAGAAAATAAGCTCAAAAATGGCAACCCGATTCTCATAGCCGAAGGCTATGCCACCGCCGCCAGCGTTCATATGGCAACGGGTAATCCCGTAGCTTCCGCCTTTGATGCCTCAAATCTTGAGCCGGTCGCAAAAGCTCTCCATGAGAAGTACCCGCAAAGCAAAATTATGCTCATGGCGGACAATGATTACCATCTTATAGAAAATGTGGGCGTGAAAAAAGCTGAAGCCGCAGCAAAAGCAGTAAACGGAATAGTCTTGATTCCAAAGTTCTCGGAGCAGGAACGCACCCAAAAACTAACTGATTTTAATGATCTACATAAATCCAGTGGATTGGATGCGGTAAAGAAACAACTCTCCGGAATATTCAAAACACCTAAAAAAAATATCCAGAAAAAAGCATCAACTCCGGCAATGGCAATGTAATTTAACAAGCGGGATCTGAGGGGGGCCGTTTAAACCTAAAAGGGAATAATATGAAAAAAGATAAACAAGACAACGCACTTGATAACCCTGCATTGGCAATCAAGGACGGTCATGAATTAGTCATATGTGAAGATTGCGGAGAGGAACTTGTTTTTTCGATGCAGGATAATTATCATCAATTCGCAATAGGACTACGCACAATCCTTTATTGTCTGCGAACCGCAGAGGTAGAAGGGAACATTCCTCCTCTGCCGGAAGACTGGTGGTTAAATGTTGAATTTCGCCATGGTCTGGACAATATTTTCAAAAATTACCCTAAGCGAGAATAGTAAATGAATATTTATAAACTAAAAACCAGTGAGACTAATTACAAAATACTATCCAGCGAAGGATTTGAAATGGCTACGAAAAAACTCCCTCCCTACTACGAGAAACAAGAAAAACATGAACTGCACTTTGCTGTATGCCCTGCCTGCAACAACCCTGTTCAAATAATTGGTCTGAATAAAAAATTACAACACACAGACCACCCCTACGCAAAACATTATCATAAATCCATACGGGGACTTGCTCCCTTTGATAAAGAAGCATTTGAAAGTTGCTCTCTGGTCCATCCCAGAACAAACCTATCCAAAAGCAACCGCAAGCCTGTTTGCACGGAACGTGAAAAACAAATTCTCTCCAACCTACAGGAAAATTTTGATCAGGTTGCTTATCTTTTTCAGCTATACTCAGGAATTGTTATGACAAAAAGTTTAGCTGAAGAAATGCTGAAATGGTATGTAGCCGAGCAAGGTCACTTATATAAAGGAGCCAGCCTCATAAACGCACCTTGGGTGTTCGTGTATTTATCCAAAGCCCAAAGCTTATGGGGAAGAATAATCAAAGATCCGGAGTTACAGGAAGCCCTTTGTAAAAAAGTTCCGACAGGACTTATTAACGAAAGGAAACAATTTATCTCAAAGGGATCAGAGAAAATATTTTTCTGGTTCGCAGGTCACAAGCAAAGCAAAACTTCTGACAATTTTCTCAAGGAAACAATGCAGTTCATAGTCACTTGCGATGATGAAGATATTTATAAAAAAACAATCACCTTCGATTATGAGCACTTCCAGAATCTTTTAAACACTCCGGATGAGAAAAGACCAAGAAGAGAAAATTTTACGGAGCTTGCTAAAAAATATCTTGGATAATAGCTTGATTGAGTTAAAAATCACATTTTAAAGTTATGATGGCCCCCCCAAGAGGAGATCATCTGGTTATTTTCAATGATATTTACTAAAAGATTGAATCAAAAAGATCATCAACACTTGCAACCAATAAATGATTCAGCTCAGTAAGAAACAATCTGACAGATTTTTCTATTTCTTCTTTGGATGCAGTATTCACAGCTTCCTTGGCATCTTCTCTTATCATATCTTTTGCCCGCTCGGAAAAGAGATCGAGTATATATTCTTTCAGATTATCTGAAGAGGCTGCAACCACATGAACAACAGTAACGTTGCAAATATTCTTTGCCAGCTCAAGAAGGTACTTACGCTCAACAGATAAGACCTCTTCAAGACATGAGGGGAACAATTTCATAGAATTTTCAAATCCATTTTCGGACACATAGCTCGCCAAAACATGCTGTTGTTCAGGAGTAGTGCGATACAGCATAAGGTCAGCAAGAAGTAATTTCTTCTCTGAACGAAAAATTGTTGGTTTATCTTTTATAACATTTCGAACAATTTCAGCCAGAACAGAAAGTATTTCAGGATCATATTCTCCCTGTTCTAAAAGAGATATCCCGCTTTCGAGAACCTTATCACCGAGGTTATTCATCAAGGCAGCACGGAATTTTGGAGGGCTACAAAGAAACAAATGTCCGAGATGATTTGCTTCATCTTGTTCAACAGGAATAAATTCACCTAGCACTTGTTCAAAGCTGGTTTGGCTGCATTCTTTAAGTAATCCAGAAACGCGGCCGACCTGATCTTTGCCCATTTCATAATTTTCTAGAGCTTTTACCTGATCTGTCAAATTAGAGAGATCTCTTTCTGTCATAGACTGGGATAACTTGAGATCATCAAGAGCTCTTTCTATTTCTTTGTCTTTTTTAAATAGCATTTAGGCCTCAGCTATAAAAGTTTAACCCCAACTAATATCATTTTTATAAAAAACGAACCGACAAACAATAAAGACTATATTTTTTACAAAATCAAAAATTACTTTCTTTAATCAAGGTTCTGTAGATCTTATTCCACAAATCTAACAAATAAGAACGAGGTCGAGTATATATTCTCAGCTTCCCACTTTTACCAACAGCAAAAGGAACTATTGTATCTGGCTCAACCTCCACCAAATATCTGGATTCTAAAAGGACAAACCCGCCGTGGTTATCCTGTGTAGCTGGAATATCACCAGAGCCAAGAGATGTGAGCGCAATATGTCTGGTAGAATCAACTTTGGAACGGCTTATTTTCAAAATTTTACCAGATACTCCACCCTCTCCTGTTTCAGGATAAAAAAGGACACAGCCTTCATCTGAAAGGGGTGCCACCTTATCTTCTGGAACATAAACAGCAATATAAATATCATTTTGATCAACTATACGCCCAAAAATTTGGTCCTGTCTCACATGCTGTCCTAAGCGTAAATTGCGATCCCACTCAGTAACAGTGCCTGAAATTTGGGCTGAGACATCATACAACTCCCGCTTTTTTTTAACTCCTTGCAACTGGTTACGAATCTGCAATATTTCCTCTTCTTTCTGAGGACTCAGTGAAATTTTCTGCTGCAAAAAAATCAATTTTTGCTCAGCTAATGCTATTTTTTCCTGTAACGAAAGCTCACTGATTTCTGCCTGTAGGGAAACTGAGGTTATCTTTATAAGTTCATCCCCAATATCCACATCCGCCCCCCTATCGACCTTAATCTCAGCAATTATCCCTGAAAAAGGAGAATAAATAAGCTGTGAATTACGAGCCTCTACCACGGCCGGGAAATAATATACGTGCGGTCGGGGCCAAACAATCCATGCCACAACTCCGCAAAACATTAGTAATGTGATTAAAAGACGTCTATTAAGACAAATTTGATTACGTAATTTTATCACCGAAGAAATCTCCTTAACTATCGGCAAGGCAATGAACCACCACACTTCAACTAAAAATAAAAATATTCCTAAAATCTTAGTGAACTTGTAATAGACTAAAACAGCTATACCCATGTATAATAAAAACCGATAACACCATGAATAAATTGAATAAACAACATAAACAATTTTTCTAGTTCTATGAGGATTCTCAGGAGCTGAAACAGTCATTCCCAAGCAACACTTTCTAAATAAGTATCTAAAATAATTAAAAGACCTAGATCTAAGGTTATCAATCCCTGAAATATCCATGAATATATAGTAACCGTCAAAACTCATTGCGGGATTCAAGTTTACAAGGAGTGTCGAGAGTAATGAAGCTGTTGAGACTACAAAAAAAAGACTATTCAAAAGGCCTGGCTGACTGAACGCCCAGCCCACGAGACAAAAAGAAGCAATAATAAGCTCAGCAATCATTCCGGCTGCTGCAATTGGCAGTCGCTGCCTTCTTTTTGGAATTCGCCAAGTATCCGTCACATCACAATAAGCTATTGGCCATAATACAATAAAGGCAACTCCCATTACGGGTACTCTAATTCCACGGGATTTGGCTGCATAGGCATGCGAAAACTCATGAATTACTTTTACAAAAGTGATGGCTATACCGTAGTAAAGCAGTCCTTCAAAATTAAAAAAATACTGAAAAGTATGGAAAAACTGTTCGTGCCGCATGCAAACAAGAACAAAACCCCAGACCGCAAACAAATAATAAATGATAAATGCAACAGAAGAAGCAAAAGGACGTGCATACTTAACCGTTCTATCTAGAAACGAGTCTGGACGCAAAAGAGGAATACGAAAATAAAGATAGTGATGCAGTAGCCACTTAAACCAATGAGGAGTTTGAGCCTTAACTTCCTGTTCAAGCTGCTCGGGAGACC of Maridesulfovibrio ferrireducens contains these proteins:
- a CDS encoding zincin-like metallopeptidase domain-containing protein, producing the protein MAKAKTPYYQKFAEDIIEKLKEGTAPWQRPWKPGEYQPAFNPVSGTVYRGINQVMLGTDGLNDPRFMTYKQAESQGWQVSKGSKSRTIVFWQMSQINVVKDDKNKPVRDEEGKILTEQVQLSKPILRFSNVFHASQIEGIPEWDGRKISWNPDERAESILQNSGASITHDQRNRAFYGLSTDEIHLPPHAAFESSDRYYSTALHELGHWTGHESRLDREFGPFGSEIYAKEELRAEIASWMLSSELGLGHDPDQHLSYVENWVKVLEKDPFEIVRACQSADKIKNYTLDFEKERSMEKTKEQGMNMSAPDKAKLEQRESMSGVPKDGKTYLEVPFSKKEEVKKHGAKWDKDKKMWFAPEGTDLEKLSQWIPDSKTIAPQKENVKQEKETNSAKNLATEKTYLNVPYKEKWQAKKLGARWDKSAKLWFAATGTDLEQLSKWIPKDKAIVPATNAEQEFAKAIQEAGLDLQGELPIMDGNLYRVPVIDGKFNSKDGTYKGYLDGHPAGFIQNHKTGLKMNWKAEGHTLTDEQKAELKAQAAQTRLEREKAIKEQYANAATLSKEKWEKIIKPANKEHPYLSKKGVPRYGLKEDKFGNLVIPGKDVDGNIRTLQTISPNGKFFEKNAQKAGTFHIIDPENKLKNGNPILIAEGYATAASVHMATGNPVASAFDASNLEPVAKALHEKYPQSKIMLMADNDYHLIENVGVKKAEAAAKAVNGIVLIPKFSEQERTQKLTDFNDLHKSSGLDAVKKQLSGIFKTPKKNIQKKASTPAMAM
- a CDS encoding XRE family transcriptional regulator, giving the protein MKKDKQDNALDNPALAIKDGHELVICEDCGEELVFSMQDNYHQFAIGLRTILYCLRTAEVEGNIPPLPEDWWLNVEFRHGLDNIFKNYPKRE
- a CDS encoding site-2 protease family protein; this encodes MISGDTPLPVLRPDLELIPGPKARDGSPTTVIYDPLSRTYNRFSWFEIAVINLLCQPRSLSEVLDKLNRGTSAQLTAEDVLSVCQELTKEGLTENTLMRSPEQLEQEVKAQTPHWFKWLLHHYLYFRIPLLRPDSFLDRTVKYARPFASSVAFIIYYLFAVWGFVLVCMRHEQFFHTFQYFFNFEGLLYYGIAITFVKVIHEFSHAYAAKSRGIRVPVMGVAFIVLWPIAYCDVTDTWRIPKRRQRLPIAAAGMIAELIIASFCLVGWAFSQPGLLNSLFFVVSTASLLSTLLVNLNPAMSFDGYYIFMDISGIDNLRSRSFNYFRYLFRKCCLGMTVSAPENPHRTRKIVYVVYSIYSWCYRFLLYMGIAVLVYYKFTKILGIFLFLVEVWWFIALPIVKEISSVIKLRNQICLNRRLLITLLMFCGVVAWIVWPRPHVYYFPAVVEARNSQLIYSPFSGIIAEIKVDRGADVDIGDELIKITSVSLQAEISELSLQEKIALAEQKLIFLQQKISLSPQKEEEILQIRNQLQGVKKKRELYDVSAQISGTVTEWDRNLRLGQHVRQDQIFGRIVDQNDIYIAVYVPEDKVAPLSDEGCVLFYPETGEGGVSGKILKISRSKVDSTRHIALTSLGSGDIPATQDNHGGFVLLESRYLVEVEPDTIVPFAVGKSGKLRIYTRPRSYLLDLWNKIYRTLIKESNF
- a CDS encoding FliG C-terminal domain-containing protein produces the protein MLFKKDKEIERALDDLKLSQSMTERDLSNLTDQVKALENYEMGKDQVGRVSGLLKECSQTSFEQVLGEFIPVEQDEANHLGHLFLCSPPKFRAALMNNLGDKVLESGISLLEQGEYDPEILSVLAEIVRNVIKDKPTIFRSEKKLLLADLMLYRTTPEQQHVLASYVSENGFENSMKLFPSCLEEVLSVERKYLLELAKNICNVTVVHVVAASSDNLKEYILDLFSERAKDMIREDAKEAVNTASKEEIEKSVRLFLTELNHLLVASVDDLFDSIF